The following are from one region of the Salinirussus salinus genome:
- a CDS encoding DUF7113 family protein, producing the protein MLLIRGLAGGTGLTGTLYEPGETPPSYRGAPDVGAPYVWVCDEFYAVETGGQTLELDDGAVQVAFEQPAPRGYDDRERAIQAAKAHVREQFARIGVTDEVTFETEEVAPEAVEH; encoded by the coding sequence ATGCTGCTCATCCGCGGGCTGGCCGGGGGAACGGGGCTGACGGGGACGCTGTACGAGCCGGGGGAGACGCCGCCGTCCTACCGGGGAGCGCCCGACGTGGGCGCGCCCTACGTCTGGGTCTGTGACGAGTTCTACGCCGTCGAAACCGGCGGGCAGACGCTCGAACTCGACGACGGCGCGGTTCAGGTCGCCTTCGAGCAGCCCGCCCCGCGGGGCTACGACGACCGCGAGCGGGCCATCCAGGCGGCGAAAGCCCACGTCCGCGAGCAGTTCGCCCGGATCGGCGTCACCGACGAGGTCACCTTCGAGACCGAGGAGGTCGCCCCCGAGGCGGTCGAGCACTGA
- a CDS encoding aminopeptidase, producing the protein MSDSSLREPAETAVRQCMGLEAGESCAVVTDDKRQAIGEALYEVAAGVTEDAALVRYPPGEQHGAEPPAPVAAAMAGADVVLAPTTKSLSHTRARTGANEAGARVATLPGITEEVFRTGLDADYQEIAAVCAEVHEAVAGADELRVTSPQGTDITVRPGDRQWREDTGVVHGAGEMSNLPAGEVFVSPETADGRVVVDGTMMPHGRLEAGETVAFTVEDGQVTSIEDEGLRDSVEAAAAEAGDAAYNFAEMGIGTNLAVTELVGSVLLDEKAAGTVHFAIGDDHGIGGDVEAPIHQDGVLTEPTVHVDGEQLELPSPR; encoded by the coding sequence ATGAGCGACAGCTCGCTCCGGGAGCCGGCGGAGACCGCCGTCCGGCAGTGCATGGGCCTGGAAGCCGGGGAGTCGTGTGCGGTCGTCACCGACGACAAGCGCCAGGCCATCGGGGAGGCGCTGTACGAGGTCGCCGCCGGAGTAACGGAGGACGCCGCGCTGGTGCGGTATCCGCCGGGCGAGCAACACGGCGCGGAGCCGCCCGCGCCGGTCGCGGCGGCGATGGCCGGCGCGGACGTGGTGCTCGCGCCGACGACCAAGAGCCTCAGCCACACCCGCGCCCGGACCGGCGCCAACGAGGCCGGCGCCCGCGTTGCGACGCTGCCCGGCATCACCGAGGAGGTCTTCCGGACGGGGCTGGACGCCGACTACCAGGAGATCGCGGCGGTCTGTGCGGAGGTCCACGAGGCCGTCGCCGGCGCCGACGAGCTCCGGGTCACCTCCCCCCAGGGGACGGACATCACGGTCCGGCCGGGCGACCGGCAGTGGCGCGAGGACACTGGCGTCGTCCACGGGGCGGGCGAGATGTCCAATCTCCCCGCTGGCGAGGTGTTCGTCAGCCCGGAGACCGCCGACGGACGGGTCGTCGTCGACGGGACGATGATGCCCCACGGCCGCCTCGAGGCGGGCGAGACCGTCGCTTTCACCGTCGAGGACGGCCAGGTCACGTCCATCGAGGACGAGGGACTCCGGGACTCGGTCGAGGCCGCCGCGGCGGAGGCCGGCGACGCCGCCTACAACTTCGCGGAGATGGGGATCGGGACGAACCTCGCGGTCACCGAACTGGTGGGGTCGGTGCTCCTGGACGAGAAGGCCGCCGGGACCGTTCACTTCGCCATCGGCGACGACCACGGCATCGGCGGCGACGTCGAGGCGCCGATCCACCAGGACGGCGTCCTGACGGAGCCGACGGTCCACGTGGACGGCGAGCAACTCGAGCTGCCGAGCCCGAGGTAG
- a CDS encoding DNA double-strand break repair nuclease NurA, with protein MTLDPVHVDGIAQLAGRVGRTVDDRDHGEAAEAAWEFLDPLYDDGETVLEPLGEHRRRKVAIEDVALTESPFPTQHGLDAGTINPTTFKNGLVLDVSQAAMAAEPSDVDLHRGRTIVMTVHTNDRTAAPGEEGWRGGDRGYARRRVLHAPRVDRYEQTVVHALALYLAESEHALAQAEVVDDLLVLDGPLYPTGLLKWGERDPELRRLLTDEKQPRDVLANYLDLVETFVRRDVPLVGFVKNSASKAITRVLREKTGAPWVDDEAFFRRVLERLDGDGEPKTDALTFTGWFRSRLGTDAALGCGELEVPHERTLDAEAYEVTFFVVYDPRDDLVYRVEAPYAFTRDPDLRADLTTHLLSEVAGERGPPLAVGKADELARIDRQGKRTLRRRIEREFDTDRQRSYDDKRWSALEGML; from the coding sequence ATGACGCTCGACCCCGTCCACGTCGACGGTATCGCGCAGCTTGCGGGCCGCGTGGGCCGGACCGTGGACGACCGCGACCACGGCGAGGCCGCCGAGGCCGCCTGGGAGTTCCTCGACCCGCTGTACGACGACGGGGAGACGGTGCTCGAACCCCTGGGGGAGCACCGCCGCCGGAAGGTAGCCATCGAGGATGTCGCGCTCACGGAGTCCCCGTTTCCCACCCAGCACGGCCTCGACGCGGGGACGATCAACCCCACGACATTCAAAAACGGGCTGGTGCTGGACGTCTCCCAGGCCGCGATGGCTGCCGAGCCCTCCGACGTGGACCTCCACCGCGGCCGGACCATCGTGATGACTGTCCACACCAACGACCGGACCGCCGCCCCGGGCGAGGAGGGGTGGCGCGGCGGCGACCGCGGCTACGCCCGCCGGCGGGTACTCCATGCGCCGCGGGTCGACCGCTACGAGCAGACCGTCGTCCACGCGCTGGCGCTGTATCTCGCCGAGAGCGAGCACGCCCTCGCGCAGGCGGAAGTGGTCGACGACCTGCTGGTGCTCGACGGCCCCTTGTACCCCACAGGACTGTTGAAGTGGGGGGAGCGGGACCCGGAACTCCGGCGGCTGCTCACCGACGAGAAACAGCCCCGGGACGTGCTCGCGAACTACCTCGACCTCGTGGAGACGTTCGTCCGGCGGGACGTGCCGCTGGTGGGCTTCGTGAAGAACTCCGCCTCGAAGGCCATCACGCGGGTGCTCCGGGAGAAAACCGGCGCGCCGTGGGTCGACGACGAGGCCTTCTTCCGGCGGGTGCTCGAACGCCTCGACGGGGACGGAGAGCCGAAGACGGACGCACTGACATTCACCGGGTGGTTCCGCTCGCGGCTTGGGACCGACGCCGCGCTGGGCTGTGGGGAACTCGAGGTGCCCCACGAGCGCACGCTCGACGCGGAGGCCTACGAGGTCACCTTCTTCGTCGTCTACGATCCCAGAGACGACCTGGTCTACCGCGTCGAGGCGCCCTACGCGTTCACCCGCGACCCGGACCTGCGGGCGGACCTGACCACCCACCTGCTGTCGGAGGTGGCCGGCGAGCGGGGGCCGCCGCTGGCCGTCGGGAAGGCCGACGAGCTCGCCCGGATCGACCGGCAGGGGAAACGCACCCTCCGGCGGCGCATCGAGCGGGAGTTCGACACCGACCGCCAGCGCTCCTACGACGACAAGCGGTGGTCGGCCCTGGAGGGGATGCTGTGA
- a CDS encoding DUF7522 family protein has product MGSQLLSEELAEHIVTTARTATGDSLRSVTYFTRSDFDQLYLREDLERDADLNTFVGHEWRGYRETQNAYQNSELGGYRFTVRAFENGYLLRVAADRRGVLITTDGLSMQSYEEVAEALSRMLEEGGD; this is encoded by the coding sequence ATGGGCTCGCAACTGCTGTCGGAGGAGCTGGCCGAGCACATCGTGACGACCGCCCGGACGGCCACCGGCGACAGCCTCCGCTCGGTCACCTACTTTACCCGCTCGGATTTCGACCAGCTCTATCTGCGCGAGGACCTGGAGCGCGACGCCGACCTCAACACCTTCGTCGGCCACGAGTGGCGGGGGTACCGCGAGACACAGAACGCCTACCAGAACTCCGAACTCGGGGGGTATCGCTTTACCGTCCGTGCCTTCGAGAACGGCTACCTGCTCCGCGTCGCTGCCGACCGCCGGGGCGTGCTGATCACCACCGACGGTCTCTCGATGCAGAGCTACGAGGAGGTCGCGGAGGCGCTGAGCCGGATGCTCGAGGAAGGCGGCGACTGA